GCGAACCAGCCGCTGGCGTTTTGTGCTGAGTGGCTCTGAGCTGCTGTCGCAGAGTGAATCCGTCGATTGGTCGCAGGCCATCGCGGCTCTGCTGGCACAGAACGAGCTGATCTGGGAGGACACCGACAAGAAAGGGCGTCCGCGTCGTCGTGATGTGCGTGAACTGCTCCAGGATCTGCGCCTGCTGGAGCAGCTTGAGCCCTGCTCGGAGGACATTGGCGCCAGAGCGGAGCTGGAGCTGCTTGCTGCCGTTGATTCCCAGGGCCGCAGTCTTAAGCCTTCTCAGTTGCAGTTCTGGCTCTCGCAATCTCTTGGGTTGGACTTGTCACTCTCCCGTGTTCGACGGGTGGAGCTGACTCTGCTGCAGTGCTAAATTCAATTCAGGACTTCAATCCAGAGGCTTGAGCCACGGATTCGTCCCGGCCTTCTTGTCCCAATCATTGTTTGGAACGAGAGGCCTAGGCCTCCGCTCCTGCCAGCGCCCCCGCGCTGATGTTGATCGGCCATAGGAGTGATCCACTCCGTGCCATTTCGACCCCAGGGTCTTTTCAAAGTAATTCCAATTCACCCCCGATCGATGAGCCCAGCGGCTCACTGACCGGTCACTGCCCTGACGGGCGTCGTCAGTTTCTGTTTATGCCCCAGCAAATCGTCATCGCCGAGCAGCTGCGCATCGCGGCGGTTCTGTCCGATGACCGTGTTGATGAGCTGATCGTGGCGCAAGGCCGCTATCAGATCGGTGACGTGTACCTCGGGACGGTGGAGAACGTGCTTCCGGGGATTGACGCCGCCTTTGTGAACATCGGTGAGAGTGAGAAAAACGGTTTCATCCATGTGAGCGACCTGGGCCCGCTGCGCCTTAAAAAAGGTGCTGCAGGGATCACTGAGCTGCTCGAACCGCGCCAGAAGGTGCTCGTTCAGGTGATGAAAGAGCCCACCGGCACCAAGGGCCCACGTCTCACCGGCAATTTGGCTCTTCCAGGCCGTTATCTGGTGTTGCAGCCCAGTGGCCAGGGCGTGAATATTTCCCGTCGTATTGGCGCCGAAGGGGAGCGCAATCGCCTCCGAGCTCTCGGGGTGCTGGTGAAACCGCCGGGTGCGGGTCTGCTCGTCCGCACGGAAGCAGAGGGCATCAGTGAAGACCTGCTCATCGACGATCTCGAATCCTTGCTGCGTCAGTGGGAAGCGATTCAAAAAGCAGCCGAAACCGCTTCGCCTCCCGTTCTGCTCAACCGGGATGAAGATTTCATCCATCGGATTCTCAGAGACCACACCGGCCCTGATCTGGCCCGCGTAGTGCTGGATGACGCCGCAGCTGTTGATCGAGTGACCAGCTTCCTGGGGCAGGAAGGGGCGAACGTTTCAGTGGAGGCACATACCGAATCCGACGAGCTGCTTGAGCACTTCAAGGTGAATGCGGCCATCCGTGATGCTCTGAAACCTCGGGTGGATCTTCCCTCCGGCGGTTACGTGATCATCGAGCCCACCGAGGCTCTCACGGTGATCGATGTGAACTCGGGCTCGTTCACCCGTTCCGCCAATGCCCGTGAAACAGTCCTCTGGACCAATTGCGAAGCAGCTGTCGAGATTGGACGGCAGTTGAAGCTCCGCAACATCGGAGGCGTGATCGTCGTCGACTTCATCGACATGGATTCCCGTCGCGATCAGCTGCAGTTGCTGGAGCATTTCATGACGGCGATGCGCGATGACACGGCGCGCCCTCAGATCGCCCAACTCACCGAGCTCGGCTTGGTTGAGATGACGCGCAAGCGTCAGGGACAGAACATTTATGAGTTGTTTGGTCGAGTCTCCCCTGGTTACGAGGCAGTGCTGCCTGGCAAGGATCTTCCTCAGCCTCAAGCTGCCGCCACAGGTCTGGTGAGATCGGCGACATCGGCGACATCGGCGCGTGAGGAAGTCGCGGCTCCTGCTGACTCAGGAGGCGGCCGCCGCCGACGTGGTGGCCGCGGCCGGGTGAATGGATCCACGGAGAACAAGCTGGTGGATCCGACCCTTGAGGCGACGGTGGCCGGTGAATCCACATCGGATGCCACCGAGCCCGCAGGCGCCAACCGCCGTCAGGATCCTGAACTGGTCGCTGTCCCGATGGACGATGACCAGGAAAGGGTCTTTGGCTGGTTGGGACTGAATCCAGTGCTTCTGTTGGATCCACCTCCTGAAACTGACAACCTGCTCGTACGGGTGGTGCGACCTGGAGAAGATGCCGACGCGGTCTTGGAAGATGCACGTCAGCAGCTGGCGGCCAGTTCAGGTCGCCGCCGTCGCCGTGGCTCCCGCGGAGGTCGAGGTGGAGCACGCAATGGCTCAACCGCTCCCGCACCTTCGCCTGTGTCGGCCACGGAAACTGCTGAAGAGGCGCCACTGCTGGTTGAGATCACTCCATTGGAGGTCACTCCTGCCAACGACGCTCCGACAGCGTCGCGAACGGTTGCTGCTCCTGAGTCACAGGTTCCTGAACCCGTTGCAGCAGCAGTTGCCGAGCCTGAGAAGCCGGCTGAAGAGGCCCGCCCTGGCCGTCGTCGTCGTCGCTCTTCCGCCACCGCCGAGTGATTGCTGGTGTCGATGAGGTTGGCCGTGGATGCTGGTTCGGGCCTGTCTTCGCTGCCGCGGTCTGCCTGACGGATTCTGCTGCGAATGCACTCTCCGATCTCGGCCTGACGGACAGCAAAGCCCTCTCCCCCAAGCGCAGAGCTGCGCTGGTTCCCGAGATTGAAGCTCGAGCCACCAGTTGGGCCCTGGGCCAAGCGGCTGCGCGTGATGTGGATGCGAAGGGGATCAGGGTGGCGACGGAACTCGCCATGCTCCGCGCTCTTCAAAAACTCCCCCAGGTTCCAGAGTTGGTGCTGGTGGATGGGGTATTGCCCCTACGCCCCTGGACAGGCCCTCAGCGCACCATTGTGCGTGGTGACAGCAGTGAAGCCTCGATTGCTGCCGCCAGCGTGCTGGCAAAGGAAGCTCGCGATGCCTTGATCCGTCGCCTGGCTCGACGTTTCCCTGGCTATGCCCTGGAACGCCATGCCGGATACGGTACCGCTCAACATCGAGCGGCCCTGCTGGCTTCAGGTGCCACTCCGATGCATCGTCACACCTTCCTCACCAAGGTGTTCGCCAGGGTCTGAGCGCCGATCTGAACCTGGTGTGTCCTCAGCTGGTGATTGCAGTGCCCAGTCCTGAAAATCACGCACCAGCTGTCGCCCGACCCGACCTTTGATTGTCATCAGGATGCCGTTCAGGATCGACTCGCCGGTGCTTTCCAGAACCCGTTTGGGAATCAGCTTCAGCAGTGGTGGCTGACTGACGTTCACTCCCAGTTTGGCCTCGCCCTGCAAGCCGTGATCCGTCACTTGCAGTTGTGCTTCCAGGCTCAGCTGGAAATCATCCACAAGCCCAAGCCCTTCAAGCGTGGCGTCAGTTGCCTGGATGGAGATCGTTCCATCACCCGGCTCGATTTTCAGGGATACGACAGGACAGACCTGCAGTTGAAACACCTGAAGTGTGGTGACCGTGTACCGGTAACGACCTGGACCGATCCTGTCGAGCTGACGCGCATCCAGAAGAGCTTTGATGACTCGGTCTTCCTGTTGCAGGTAGCTGCGTAGGGGCTGGGTCTGGTTGGCGACCGGCAGATCGAGATGCTGACTGGCGCGGAAGGCAAGGGTCATGCCCCTTGTGCTGACGCGGCATGATCCTATCGATGCAAGTGCTTGGATCCATGCCGATTCGGATGGCGTTTCTAGGGCCGAAAGGCACTTATGGCGAGCGAGCGGCCAAAGAGATGATCCGGCTCGAACAGATCAGTGATGCTGAGTTGGTTGCATGCACTGGGCTGCGTTCAGTGGTCGACCACGTGGCGGATGGTCGTTGTGAGGCTGCTGTGGTGCCCGTTGAGAACTCTGTGGAGGGTGGTGTCACGGCCAGTCTTGACGCTCTCTGGTCTCATCCCGATCTGTGCATTCGACGCGCTTTGGTTCTGCCGATCCGCCACGCCCTGCTCAGTAGTGGTTCGATTGAGAGCGTCACGGAGGTGCTGTCTCACCCCCAGGCACTGGCGCAATGCAGTGGCTGGCTGGCAACCCACTTGCCGCAGGCGCTGCAACTGCCGACCACATCCACTGCGGAAGCAGCGCGGATGGTGAAGGGCAGCCGTTTCAGAGCAGCGATTGCAGATCGGTCCGTTGGCGAACTGCAGGGTCTCGAGGAACTGGCGTTCCCGGTGAATGATGTTGTGGGCAACAGAACCCGCTTTCTGCTGCTCCAACGCGGCGAGCGTCTGCGCGGAGGTCAGCTCGCCAGCCTGGCGTTCTCTCTGCATCGCAATGCTCCTGGGGCCTTGATTGAAGCTCTGCAGGCGATTGCTGGCCTGGGCCTCAATATGAGCAGGATCGAGTCGAGACCGTCGAAACGTGAATTAGGTGAGTATGTGTTCTTTGTGGATGTGGAGTTGCCAACATCCGGCGCGGATGTCGTCCTGACAAAACTCCAGACCCTTTTGAGCCCTCTGTGTGAGCATCTGGCTGATTTCGGCGCTTATCCCAGTTCCGAATTCAACTAATCAGCGGCGAGGCGGAAGACTCCG
This genomic window from Synechococcus sp. MIT S9220 contains:
- a CDS encoding Rne/Rng family ribonuclease; its protein translation is MPQQIVIAEQLRIAAVLSDDRVDELIVAQGRYQIGDVYLGTVENVLPGIDAAFVNIGESEKNGFIHVSDLGPLRLKKGAAGITELLEPRQKVLVQVMKEPTGTKGPRLTGNLALPGRYLVLQPSGQGVNISRRIGAEGERNRLRALGVLVKPPGAGLLVRTEAEGISEDLLIDDLESLLRQWEAIQKAAETASPPVLLNRDEDFIHRILRDHTGPDLARVVLDDAAAVDRVTSFLGQEGANVSVEAHTESDELLEHFKVNAAIRDALKPRVDLPSGGYVIIEPTEALTVIDVNSGSFTRSANARETVLWTNCEAAVEIGRQLKLRNIGGVIVVDFIDMDSRRDQLQLLEHFMTAMRDDTARPQIAQLTELGLVEMTRKRQGQNIYELFGRVSPGYEAVLPGKDLPQPQAAATGLVRSATSATSAREEVAAPADSGGGRRRRGGRGRVNGSTENKLVDPTLEATVAGESTSDATEPAGANRRQDPELVAVPMDDDQERVFGWLGLNPVLLLDPPPETDNLLVRVVRPGEDADAVLEDARQQLAASSGRRRRRGSRGGRGGARNGSTAPAPSPVSATETAEEAPLLVEITPLEVTPANDAPTASRTVAAPESQVPEPVAAAVAEPEKPAEEARPGRRRRRSSATAE
- a CDS encoding ribonuclease HII, whose product is MIAGVDEVGRGCWFGPVFAAAVCLTDSAANALSDLGLTDSKALSPKRRAALVPEIEARATSWALGQAAARDVDAKGIRVATELAMLRALQKLPQVPELVLVDGVLPLRPWTGPQRTIVRGDSSEASIAAASVLAKEARDALIRRLARRFPGYALERHAGYGTAQHRAALLASGATPMHRHTFLTKVFARV
- a CDS encoding DUF1997 domain-containing protein, yielding MTLAFRASQHLDLPVANQTQPLRSYLQQEDRVIKALLDARQLDRIGPGRYRYTVTTLQVFQLQVCPVVSLKIEPGDGTISIQATDATLEGLGLVDDFQLSLEAQLQVTDHGLQGEAKLGVNVSQPPLLKLIPKRVLESTGESILNGILMTIKGRVGRQLVRDFQDWALQSPAEDTPGSDRRSDPGEHLGEEGVTMHRSGT
- the pheA gene encoding prephenate dehydratase codes for the protein MPIRMAFLGPKGTYGERAAKEMIRLEQISDAELVACTGLRSVVDHVADGRCEAAVVPVENSVEGGVTASLDALWSHPDLCIRRALVLPIRHALLSSGSIESVTEVLSHPQALAQCSGWLATHLPQALQLPTTSTAEAARMVKGSRFRAAIADRSVGELQGLEELAFPVNDVVGNRTRFLLLQRGERLRGGQLASLAFSLHRNAPGALIEALQAIAGLGLNMSRIESRPSKRELGEYVFFVDVELPTSGADVVLTKLQTLLSPLCEHLADFGAYPSSEFN